Proteins encoded by one window of Lathyrus oleraceus cultivar Zhongwan6 chromosome 1, CAAS_Psat_ZW6_1.0, whole genome shotgun sequence:
- the LOC127101025 gene encoding uncharacterized protein LOC127101025: protein MPLSNTSVVVLRQQMDDSNHELVNMLTNQMGTVFNPLIQESAETNRQMANQLTCLCNFLGPPARQITRMIRPTVPVQIEIGAAEEETVHEGQIIRPLQHQGVESGVAGRNQMVMVNRHQDADQIVDQHRQEDLAVENNLTTIVERIMARNGMSATLQRPLYASPLAEFILQAEAPRGMKVPKYTKFGGESGESTIEHVARYLTESGDLAHNECLRVKNFPSSLTKAAFTWFTSLAPSSIDSWAKLEKKFHG, encoded by the coding sequence ATGCCGCTGTCGAACACTTCAGTAGTGGTGTTGAGACAGCAAATGGACGATAGTAACCATGAATTGGTTAACATGTTGACCAACCAGATGGGCACAGTCTTCAATCCACTAATACAAGAATCTGCTGAAACGAATAGGCAGATGGCGAACCAATTGACATGCTTGTGCAATTTTCTGGGGCCACCGGCCCGACAGATTACGCGAATGATTAGACCGACTGTTCCTGTGCAGATAGAGATAGGGGCAGCGGAGGAGGAGACAGTCCATGAAGGACAAATCATTAGACCTCTACAACATCAAGGCGTCGAATCAGGAGTTGCGGGACGTAACCAGATGGTAATGGTTAACCGACACCAGGATGCTGATCAAATTGTCGACCAACATCGACAAGAAGATCTGgcagtggaaaataatttgacaactattgtcgaaaggattatggctagaaaTGGCATGAGTGCTACATTACAAAGGCCATTATACGCTTCCCCGTTAGCTGAATTCATTCTCCAAGCCGAGGCGCCTAGGGGGATGAAAGTGCCTAAGTACACTAAATTTGGGGGAGAGTCTGGTGAATCGACAATAGAGCACGTCGCCAGATACTTAACAGAGTCAGGGGATCTAGCTCATAATGAATGTTTAAGAGTAAAAAACTTCCCCTCCTCTCTGACCaaggctgccttcacatggtttacTTCGTTGGCCCCAAGTTCAATCGACTCATGGGCcaaattagaaaagaagttccatggatag